The following proteins come from a genomic window of Thermodesulfobacteriota bacterium:
- a CDS encoding DJ-1/PfpI family protein, giving the protein MDPKFVAGILIYDNVEALDFAGPFEVFSVVRHAEAPFITDTCAVRILLVAETAEPVTAMGGMKVIPDCDFASCPPLDVLIVPGGPGERTEHDNPAVLDFIRRRSRETKITASVCTGAFFLGKAGLLEGRRATTHFMSIGRMRGMFPGVEVVEGARYVDEGGIITSAGISAGIDMTLHILKRLLGEDAALAAAEMMEYGHGE; this is encoded by the coding sequence ATGGACCCGAAATTCGTCGCTGGAATCCTGATTTACGACAACGTCGAGGCGCTCGACTTCGCCGGTCCTTTCGAGGTGTTCAGCGTCGTCCGCCACGCGGAAGCCCCGTTCATAACCGACACCTGCGCCGTGCGGATTCTGCTCGTCGCCGAGACGGCAGAGCCCGTGACGGCGATGGGCGGGATGAAGGTAATCCCCGACTGCGACTTCGCTTCGTGCCCTCCCCTCGACGTGCTCATAGTCCCCGGCGGGCCGGGCGAGAGGACGGAGCACGACAACCCGGCAGTGCTCGACTTCATACGCAGGCGCTCGCGCGAAACGAAGATCACGGCCTCCGTCTGCACGGGTGCGTTCTTCCTCGGCAAGGCCGGGCTCCTCGAAGGACGCCGCGCGACGACGCACTTCATGTCGATAGGCCGCATGCGCGGGATGTTCCCCGGGGTCGAGGTCGTCGAAGGCGCGCGCTACGTAGACGAAGGCGGCATAATCACATCCGCCGGGATCTCGGCCGGGATAGACATGACCCTCCACATCCTGAAACGCCTCCTCGGCGAAGACGCCGCCCTCGCTGCTGCGGAAATGATGGAGTATGGGCATGGAGAGTAA
- a CDS encoding IPTL-CTERM sorting domain-containing protein produces the protein MNKTITAALFLLSILFLGLPAASEAQPVLNPENGHYYECVPCGRNWTQANQYAYSLTFDDLRGHLATITTPEENAFIAGLGCGLSWLGGFQSPSATQPDQGWLWITGEPFIYTAWAPGEPSGDCVGNDCNSCLEFSGELGGWNDLPCPNVRECIVEYEMEVSAIPTLSEWGMIAAAAGFALVGMFYAMRKRRASA, from the coding sequence GTGAACAAAACGATCACTGCCGCTTTGTTTTTATTGTCGATTTTATTTTTAGGGCTGCCTGCCGCGAGCGAAGCGCAGCCGGTGTTGAATCCGGAAAACGGACATTATTATGAATGCGTTCCGTGCGGGAGGAATTGGACTCAGGCGAACCAATACGCCTACAGCCTGACATTCGACGACCTGCGCGGGCATCTCGCGACGATAACCACGCCCGAAGAGAATGCTTTTATCGCGGGGCTCGGCTGCGGCCTCTCCTGGCTGGGAGGTTTCCAGTCTCCGAGCGCCACTCAGCCCGACCAGGGTTGGCTATGGATAACCGGCGAGCCGTTCATATATACCGCATGGGCCCCGGGAGAGCCGAGCGGCGACTGTGTGGGGAATGATTGCAATAGCTGTCTCGAGTTCAGCGGTGAGCTGGGGGGATGGAACGATTTGCCGTGTCCGAATGTCAGGGAGTGCATAGTCGAATACGAGATGGAGGTCAGCGCGATTCCGACGCTGAGCGAGTGGGGGATGATCGCGGCGGCCGCGGGGTTCGCGCTCGTCGGGATGTTCTATGCGATGAGGAAGAGAAGGGCGTCGGCTTGA
- a CDS encoding IPTL-CTERM sorting domain-containing protein, with protein MSRIRVSLSIAILSFGFAILTLPDDGLAGVMPIPISCCQQEGSCFDITDGPASCTDTGGIIMDNALCSEISGQCVGGGETSSIPALSEWGLMAAAVILGAAGYLAARRRKKAAA; from the coding sequence ATGAGTAGAATTCGGGTTTCCTTATCGATTGCCATCCTTTCCTTCGGATTCGCGATTCTGACGCTGCCCGACGACGGGCTTGCGGGCGTGATGCCGATACCGATCTCATGCTGCCAGCAGGAGGGCTCATGCTTCGACATCACCGATGGACCGGCGTCGTGCACGGACACGGGCGGAATCATCATGGACAACGCCCTGTGCAGCGAGATCTCGGGCCAGTGCGTGGGCGGCGGCGAGACGAGCTCCATCCCGGCGCTCTCCGAATGGGGACTCATGGCGGCCGCGGTGATCCTCGGTGCAGCGGGGTACCTGGCGGCTCGAAGAAGAAAGAAAGCCGCCGCGTAA
- the dgt gene encoding dNTP triphosphohydrolase has translation MPYPDRLDVFHPNDRRPDQRAPEERDRDRILYTSAFRRLAGVTQVVGSEEGHIFHNRLTHSLKVAQIGRRLAEKMLREQPGEAAGLGGISPEVVEAASLAHDLGHPPFGHIAERELDRLVVDFGEVWDGFEGNAQSYRIVTKLSIRHPNMPGLNLTRATLNAILKYPWLRGTRGRQRRKWGAYRTEADEFEWTRKPFKNDQRKTVEAELMDWADDITYAVHDLEDFYRAGLIPLDRLRKDTEQFVTKWENAGRLDAAVGELASSSNEVARFLRGTFQRWRGEDRRQTTQARDDIVRAFVSLIGFIPIDEPYEGTRRQRANLKSFASSLIGRYVYAISLNVPGKKAERRVTIKERAELEVEMLKELTWHYVIDSHSLAQQQHGQRKIVSELFEIFLGAARNGRYRIFPVNTSERLAGLDEVWRGSADGKNEQIVRIVVDLIAGMTEKQIVKMYHRLTGTSFGSVLDTILV, from the coding sequence ATGCCCTACCCGGACAGACTCGACGTATTCCACCCGAACGACCGCCGGCCCGACCAGCGCGCGCCCGAAGAGAGGGACAGGGACCGCATCCTCTACACGTCCGCCTTCCGCCGCCTCGCGGGGGTGACGCAGGTCGTGGGCTCCGAGGAAGGGCACATATTCCACAACCGTTTGACGCATAGCCTTAAGGTCGCGCAGATAGGGCGGCGGCTGGCGGAGAAGATGCTCCGCGAGCAGCCGGGCGAGGCCGCCGGGCTCGGGGGGATCAGCCCCGAGGTGGTCGAGGCGGCGTCGCTCGCGCACGACCTCGGGCACCCTCCCTTCGGGCACATCGCCGAGAGGGAGCTCGACCGTCTCGTCGTCGATTTCGGCGAGGTCTGGGACGGGTTCGAGGGCAACGCGCAGTCGTACCGCATCGTGACGAAGCTCTCGATACGCCATCCGAACATGCCGGGATTGAACCTTACCCGCGCGACGCTGAACGCCATCCTGAAATACCCGTGGCTTCGCGGGACGAGGGGGCGGCAGCGGAGGAAGTGGGGCGCGTACCGCACCGAGGCGGACGAGTTCGAGTGGACGCGGAAGCCGTTTAAGAACGACCAGCGGAAGACCGTCGAGGCCGAGCTCATGGACTGGGCCGACGACATCACGTACGCCGTCCACGACCTCGAGGATTTCTACCGCGCCGGGCTGATACCGCTCGACAGGCTGCGGAAGGACACGGAGCAGTTCGTGACGAAGTGGGAAAACGCGGGCAGGCTCGACGCCGCCGTAGGCGAGCTCGCGTCGAGCAGCAACGAGGTAGCGCGGTTCCTTCGCGGGACGTTCCAGAGATGGCGCGGGGAGGACAGGCGGCAGACGACGCAGGCGCGGGACGACATCGTCCGCGCGTTCGTGAGCCTGATCGGGTTTATCCCGATCGACGAGCCCTACGAGGGCACGCGCCGCCAGCGCGCGAACCTGAAGAGCTTCGCGTCGTCGCTCATCGGGCGCTACGTTTACGCGATTTCGCTGAACGTCCCCGGAAAGAAAGCCGAGCGCCGCGTTACGATAAAGGAGCGCGCCGAGCTCGAGGTCGAGATGCTGAAGGAGCTCACCTGGCATTACGTCATCGACAGTCATTCGCTCGCCCAGCAGCAGCACGGGCAGAGGAAGATCGTCTCCGAGCTGTTCGAGATTTTCCTCGGCGCGGCGCGGAACGGGAGGTACAGGATTTTCCCAGTGAACACGTCCGAGCGGCTCGCCGGGCTGGACGAGGTTTGGCGCGGGAGCGCGGACGGAAAGAACGAGCAGATAGTCCGCATCGTAGTCGACCTTATCGCGGGGATGACGGAGAAGCAGATCGTGAAGATGTATCACCGGCTGACGGGGACGTCGTTCGGGTCGGTGCTGGATACGATACTGGTGTAG